One window of the Pseudomonas sihuiensis genome contains the following:
- the dnaQ gene encoding DNA polymerase III subunit epsilon, which produces MTTENTVKRYVVLDTETTGMPVTDGHRIIEIGCVELLGRRLTGRHFHVYLNPDREIDEGAIAVHGITNEYVADKPRFKEVADEFYEFIKGAQLIIHNAAFDVGFINNEFALLGQSERADVSDYCSVLDTLMMARERHPGQRNSLDALCKRYGVDNSNRELHGALLDSEILADVYLAMTGGQTNLSLAGEDADGDGSGRQQATPIRRLDASRPRTRVIRASEEELAAHLARLAVIEKSAGGPSLWAQLEKAPE; this is translated from the coding sequence GTGACAACCGAGAACACCGTCAAACGCTACGTAGTGCTGGATACCGAAACCACGGGTATGCCGGTCACTGACGGGCACCGCATCATCGAGATCGGTTGTGTCGAATTGCTGGGCCGCCGCCTGACCGGGCGTCATTTCCACGTTTACCTCAACCCCGATCGTGAAATCGACGAAGGCGCCATCGCGGTTCACGGCATCACCAACGAGTACGTCGCCGACAAGCCGCGTTTCAAGGAGGTTGCCGATGAATTCTACGAGTTCATCAAAGGCGCCCAACTGATCATCCACAATGCGGCGTTCGACGTTGGTTTCATCAACAACGAATTCGCCCTGCTGGGGCAGAGCGAGCGTGCCGACGTCAGCGATTACTGCTCGGTACTCGATACCCTGATGATGGCTCGCGAGCGCCATCCGGGGCAGCGCAACAGCCTGGATGCGTTGTGCAAACGTTACGGGGTCGACAACTCCAACCGCGAACTGCACGGCGCCTTGCTCGACTCGGAGATTCTCGCCGACGTCTACCTGGCAATGACTGGTGGGCAGACCAATCTGTCTCTGGCCGGTGAGGACGCCGATGGCGATGGCAGCGGGCGCCAGCAGGCCACGCCGATCCGCCGTCTGGACGCCTCTCGTCCGCGCACTCGCGTCATTCGTGCCAGCGAAGAGGAGCTTGCAGCGCATCTGGCGCGCCTGGCCGTGATCGAGAAATCCGCCGGTGGCCCGTCGCTATGGGCGCAACTGGAAAAAGCGCCGGAATAA
- the rnhA gene encoding ribonuclease HI — protein MSETHDVVIYTDGACKGNPGPGGWGALLVYKGVEKELWGGDPNTTNNRMELMAAIAGLIALTRPCSVKLVTDSQYVMKGIQEWLPNWKKRGWKTASKEPVKNADLWQKLDEEVNRHQVSWQWVRGHTGHPGNERADQLANRGVDDVRAAR, from the coding sequence ATGTCTGAAACCCATGATGTGGTGATTTACACCGACGGCGCCTGCAAGGGCAATCCTGGCCCCGGAGGTTGGGGCGCGTTGCTGGTGTACAAAGGTGTGGAGAAGGAGCTTTGGGGCGGAGACCCCAATACCACCAATAACCGCATGGAGCTGATGGCGGCGATTGCCGGCCTGATCGCGCTGACCCGGCCGTGCTCGGTCAAGCTGGTGACCGACTCGCAGTACGTGATGAAAGGTATCCAGGAATGGCTGCCGAACTGGAAGAAACGCGGCTGGAAGACCGCTTCGAAAGAGCCGGTGAAAAACGCCGACCTCTGGCAGAAGCTGGATGAGGAAGTGAATCGCCATCAGGTGAGCTGGCAGTGGGTGCGTGGGCATACTGGTCACCCCGGCAACGAGCGTGCCGACCAGTTGGCCAATCGCGGCGTCGATGATGTGCGTGCGGCGCGCTGA
- a CDS encoding class I SAM-dependent methyltransferase translates to MTDQAFAQADPEWLKLIGEARDWLAGPLGQLLLEEERRLLEEELARFFGGYLVSYGPGAEGPPKAGQIQHNVRLGAPMPGVQIVCEEQSWPLGEHAADVVLLQHGLDFSLSPHGLLREAARSVRPGGHLLILGIHPWSAWGVRRLFAQDGLAKARCIAPSRVGDWLSLLGFALEKRRFGCYRPPLASLAWQMRLRRMESWGDAWQLPGAGFYLLVARKLVVGLRPLRQSRREPMGKLLPMPVAKVSRRDLDN, encoded by the coding sequence ATGACTGATCAGGCATTCGCCCAGGCCGACCCTGAGTGGCTCAAACTCATCGGTGAGGCGCGCGACTGGCTTGCCGGGCCGCTCGGCCAGCTGTTGCTGGAGGAAGAGCGGCGCTTGCTGGAAGAAGAGCTGGCGCGCTTTTTCGGTGGTTATCTGGTGAGCTACGGCCCTGGCGCCGAAGGCCCACCCAAGGCGGGGCAGATCCAGCACAACGTGCGCCTTGGTGCGCCGATGCCTGGCGTGCAGATCGTCTGTGAGGAGCAATCCTGGCCCTTGGGTGAGCACGCCGCCGATGTGGTGCTGCTGCAGCATGGCCTGGATTTCAGCCTGTCGCCTCACGGTCTGCTGCGTGAGGCGGCTCGCAGCGTCAGGCCTGGCGGGCATCTGTTGATTCTGGGTATTCACCCCTGGAGCGCCTGGGGCGTGCGGCGCCTGTTTGCCCAGGACGGTTTGGCCAAGGCGCGTTGTATCGCCCCGAGCCGTGTCGGCGACTGGCTGAGTTTGCTGGGCTTTGCGTTGGAGAAACGCCGGTTCGGGTGCTATCGTCCGCCGCTCGCTTCGCTGGCCTGGCAAATGCGCCTGCGGCGGATGGAAAGCTGGGGCGATGCCTGGCAGTTGCCGGGCGCCGGTTTCTACCTGTTGGTGGCGCGCAAGCTGGTGGTTGGCTTGCGCCCGTTGCGGCAGTCGCGTCGCGAGCCGATGGGCAAGTTGCTGCCAATGCCGGTGGCCAAGGTCAGTCGGCGCGATCTCGACAACTGA
- the gloB gene encoding hydroxyacylglutathione hydrolase, with protein MIQIDALPAFNDNYIWLLQEARSKRCAVVDPGDAAPVMAWLEAHPDWTLSDILITHHHFDHVGGVEQLKTATGARVAGPAAEKIPARDVDLKDNDAIELLGLRFEVMAVPGHTLGHIAYYHAEQNLLFCGDTLFAGGCGRLFEGTPQQMHQSLSRLAALPGATRVYCTHEYTLSNLRFAHAVEPHNPDVSARLAEVARWRDEGRISLPSNIELELATNPFLRVGEPAVVAATNGRDDRQSSEPSAVFASLRAWKDRF; from the coding sequence ATGATCCAGATCGACGCGCTACCCGCCTTCAATGACAATTATATCTGGCTGCTGCAGGAGGCCCGCAGCAAGCGCTGCGCCGTGGTCGACCCCGGTGATGCGGCGCCGGTCATGGCCTGGCTCGAGGCCCATCCTGACTGGACACTCAGCGATATCCTGATCACTCACCATCACTTCGATCACGTTGGCGGTGTCGAGCAACTGAAGACGGCTACCGGCGCCCGTGTCGCCGGCCCGGCGGCGGAAAAGATTCCAGCCCGTGACGTCGACCTCAAGGATAACGATGCAATCGAGCTGCTCGGCCTGCGCTTCGAGGTCATGGCCGTACCTGGGCATACCCTCGGTCATATCGCCTACTACCACGCCGAACAGAACCTGCTGTTCTGTGGCGACACCCTGTTCGCGGGTGGCTGTGGCCGCCTCTTCGAAGGTACGCCGCAACAGATGCACCAGTCGCTGAGCCGCCTGGCAGCGCTCCCCGGTGCAACACGGGTCTACTGCACCCACGAATACACCCTGAGCAACCTGCGCTTCGCCCATGCCGTCGAGCCGCACAACCCGGACGTCAGTGCGCGCCTGGCCGAAGTCGCCCGCTGGCGCGATGAGGGCCGCATCAGCCTGCCGTCGAACATCGAACTGGAACTGGCCACCAATCCTTTCCTGCGTGTTGGCGAGCCTGCGGTCGTCGCTGCGACCAACGGACGCGACGACCGGCAGTCGAGCGAGCCAAGCGCCGTATTCGCTAGCCTGCGTGCCTGGAAAGACAGGTTTTAG
- a CDS encoding LysM peptidoglycan-binding domain-containing protein: protein MPLSSRKPLNIKALARSSRALAVMCSMILAGCQSLPSDTPDRSADTSRAVGLEREPEWLNDQVKPREYADIWERVRDGFKLQDEIGINPRIERVRLWYASNPKHVNTVSERSAPYIHYIVERLAERDMPMELALLPVIESAYDPLAYSSAHAVGLWQFIPSTGRHYNLRQTNWYDGRRDVTASTEAALNYLSRLHEMFNGDWLLALAAYNAGEGRISRAIERNEKLGLPSDYWNLSLPKETEDYVPKLLALSQVILTPEAYSVSLSPIANEPYFEQIAIKQHMDLSRVAKLADLDEQELLQLNPAYKRGITLDGPQHLLVPTDKAEMLSANLALMKPQEMVDWQSYTVRSGDSLHAIANRHHLSVNMLKDVNRLSSNNLSLGQVLTIPAQPGAQPSEPLYQQRSVAQSASTRTYQVKNGDNLWQIARANQVAVHDLKRWNKLQGNALKVGQVLTLAAADSGARVASTTRSTATSRDKATYYRVKHGDSLYVIAKRFNIDLKRLQAWNPRSSKLQPGEKLTLYLP, encoded by the coding sequence ATGCCTTTATCATCACGCAAGCCATTGAATATAAAGGCGTTGGCGCGAAGCTCACGAGCGCTCGCGGTGATGTGCAGCATGATCCTGGCCGGCTGTCAGAGCCTGCCCAGCGATACTCCGGACCGTTCGGCTGATACCTCTCGAGCCGTGGGCCTGGAGCGCGAGCCGGAGTGGCTCAACGACCAGGTCAAGCCGCGCGAATACGCCGATATCTGGGAACGCGTACGCGACGGCTTCAAGCTGCAGGATGAAATCGGCATCAACCCGCGCATCGAACGTGTGCGCCTGTGGTACGCCAGCAATCCAAAACACGTCAATACCGTCAGCGAACGCAGCGCGCCTTATATCCACTACATCGTCGAGCGCCTTGCCGAGCGCGACATGCCGATGGAGCTGGCGCTGCTGCCGGTGATCGAAAGTGCTTACGATCCACTGGCCTACTCCTCGGCACATGCGGTCGGCCTCTGGCAGTTCATTCCTTCGACCGGCCGCCATTACAACCTGCGCCAGACCAACTGGTACGACGGCCGCCGCGACGTCACTGCATCGACCGAGGCAGCGCTCAACTATCTCAGCCGCCTGCATGAAATGTTCAACGGCGACTGGCTGCTCGCCCTGGCCGCCTACAACGCTGGCGAAGGCCGCATCAGCCGCGCCATCGAGCGCAACGAGAAGCTCGGCCTGCCCAGCGACTACTGGAACCTGTCGCTGCCCAAGGAAACCGAGGACTACGTGCCCAAGCTACTGGCGCTGTCACAGGTGATCCTGACGCCGGAAGCCTACAGCGTGAGCCTTTCGCCAATCGCCAACGAACCCTACTTCGAACAGATCGCAATCAAGCAGCACATGGATCTGTCGCGCGTCGCCAAACTGGCCGACCTGGATGAACAGGAGCTGCTGCAGCTCAACCCCGCCTACAAGCGCGGTATTACCCTCGACGGCCCGCAACATCTGCTGGTGCCGACCGATAAGGCAGAAATGCTCAGCGCCAACCTGGCCCTGATGAAACCGCAGGAAATGGTCGACTGGCAGAGCTACACCGTGCGCTCCGGCGATAGTCTGCACGCCATCGCCAACCGTCATCACCTGTCAGTCAACATGCTCAAGGACGTAAACCGCCTGAGCAGCAACAACCTGAGCCTCGGCCAGGTGCTGACCATTCCCGCCCAGCCCGGCGCGCAACCGAGCGAACCGCTGTATCAGCAGCGCAGCGTCGCGCAGAGCGCGAGCACGCGGACCTATCAGGTGAAGAACGGCGACAACCTGTGGCAGATCGCTCGCGCCAACCAGGTCGCGGTGCACGACCTGAAGCGCTGGAACAAGCTGCAGGGCAATGCGTTGAAAGTCGGCCAGGTGCTCACACTGGCAGCCGCCGACAGCGGCGCGCGCGTCGCCAGCACCACTCGCAGCACCGCCACCTCACGAGACAAGGCCACCTACTACCGCGTAAAGCATGGCGACTCACTGTATGTGATCGCCAAGCGCTTCAATATAGACCTCAAGCGCCTGCAGGCCTGGAATCCACGCAGCAGCAAGCTGCAACCAGGGGAAAAGCTGACCCTCTATCTGCCGTGA
- a CDS encoding HDOD domain-containing protein, whose amino-acid sequence MQSWIDRLNQAELPALAAVVQDLQRLAQQDSASVQQLADVLLRDAALTSKVLRVGNSVYYNPSQETIKTISRAIVLIGFDNVRLISLSVSLIDGLLTRAPREQLQMLLARSFHAAVQARNLAGYVISGHSEEVFIAALLHHLGELAFWGCGGAQADELADALERPGVDVDEAVREVLGASFRQLTQALLKSWNLGETTILAQAGASQHDPAAYAVQLGVRISEAALDGWDCAEMEGVLGKVAAFIELTPEETLQQVLASADEAVKVASTFGASKLCRLIPNTDPEQIRQQQEERRACLLQPDLLVMQQALQDLGLMVNARADVGLVLDTLLKGLHRGAGLERVMLTVLADGQSRFRAKRVIGEKSQQWLEDFVLPAEQVEQPHIFSYALRHREAIWMGVPASYNLAELVTQPIRRSLGAGMFFIAPIIAGTREIGVLYADSRLSGRALRHEQFVAFQRFTQLARRCLEAISKR is encoded by the coding sequence TTGCAGTCATGGATCGATCGCCTGAACCAAGCCGAACTGCCCGCGCTGGCTGCAGTGGTGCAGGATCTGCAACGCCTTGCGCAGCAGGATTCTGCTTCAGTACAGCAGTTGGCCGATGTGTTGCTGCGTGATGCGGCGCTGACCAGCAAGGTGCTGCGGGTCGGCAACAGCGTCTACTACAACCCGTCCCAGGAAACCATAAAGACCATTTCGCGGGCCATCGTACTGATCGGCTTCGACAATGTACGCCTGATCAGTCTTTCGGTGAGCCTGATAGACGGGCTGCTTACCCGTGCGCCGCGTGAGCAGTTGCAGATGTTACTCGCGCGTTCTTTCCATGCCGCGGTGCAGGCGCGCAACCTGGCTGGCTATGTCATTTCCGGGCACAGCGAAGAAGTGTTCATCGCTGCGCTGCTCCATCATCTGGGCGAGCTGGCGTTCTGGGGCTGTGGTGGGGCGCAGGCTGACGAACTGGCCGATGCCCTTGAGCGCCCCGGTGTCGATGTCGATGAGGCAGTGCGTGAGGTGCTCGGTGCCAGCTTTCGTCAACTTACCCAGGCGTTGCTGAAAAGCTGGAACCTCGGCGAAACCACCATCCTCGCCCAGGCGGGCGCCAGCCAGCATGATCCGGCCGCCTACGCCGTACAGTTGGGCGTGCGCATCAGCGAGGCGGCGCTGGATGGCTGGGATTGTGCAGAAATGGAGGGCGTGCTGGGCAAGGTCGCAGCGTTTATCGAGCTGACTCCGGAGGAAACCCTGCAGCAGGTGCTGGCCAGTGCGGATGAGGCGGTCAAGGTCGCCTCGACCTTCGGTGCCAGCAAGTTGTGCCGGCTGATTCCCAATACCGATCCCGAGCAGATTCGCCAGCAGCAGGAGGAGCGTCGTGCGTGTTTGCTGCAGCCGGATCTGTTGGTGATGCAGCAGGCATTGCAGGATCTCGGCCTGATGGTCAATGCCAGGGCCGATGTCGGGCTGGTGCTCGACACCTTGCTCAAAGGCCTGCATCGGGGCGCTGGCCTGGAGCGGGTGATGCTCACGGTGCTGGCCGATGGGCAAAGCCGCTTCCGCGCCAAACGGGTGATCGGTGAAAAGTCTCAGCAATGGCTGGAGGACTTCGTGCTGCCTGCCGAGCAGGTGGAGCAGCCGCATATCTTCAGTTATGCGCTGCGCCATCGCGAGGCGATCTGGATGGGCGTGCCCGCCAGCTACAACCTGGCCGAGCTGGTGACCCAGCCGATTCGGCGCAGTCTTGGCGCCGGCATGTTCTTCATTGCACCGATCATCGCGGGTACGCGGGAAATCGGCGTGCTGTATGCCGACAGCAGGCTGTCCGGGCGGGCGCTGCGACACGAGCAATTCGTGGCGTTTCAGCGTTTCACGCAACTGGCGAGGCGTTGCCTGGAGGCGATCAGCAAGCGCTGA
- a CDS encoding extracellular solute-binding protein: protein MRPLLLLFLSLALSFPASATISESHGYAQFGTLKYPASFSHFDWVNPDAPKGGTLRIMASGTFDTLNPYTFKGSSPISTAHFLQYGANELNEPLMVGTGAYDPSGDEPASSYGLIARSVEYSEDRSWVVFNLRPEARFHDGKPITAYDVAFSYRLLRNDGHPQYRTNLQEVKRVDILGRHRIRFVFKRAGNPLLILRLSELPVLPQHYWKDRDFKSTTFEAPLGSGPYRIVQVVPGRRLVFERVKDWWGKDLPVNRGKYNFDRVEVEFYRDNHVAFEAFKAGEFDFYIENQAKNWSNGYRFPAVTRGDVIRAEIPHQIPTQTQALFMNTRRDLFSDRRVREALGLMFDFEWTNRTLFNNAYVRAASYYPNSEFSATGKPEGAEWLLLSPHRDKLPARLLTEPPTQPVTDGRGIPRETLRRALGLLADAGWKPSGQELRNARGQRLEFEIMLVNPSLERILQPYTANLASIGIRANLRTVDRAQYKQRLDQFDYDMILLTLPQTLSPGLEQSLYFHSSQVNIKGGKNYAGVNDPVVDEMIDKLLSAQTRDEQVAATRALDRVLLWQHYSIPNWYINYHRLAYRNRFAFVTTPPYTLGLRTWWLKPTENTR, encoded by the coding sequence ATGCGTCCCCTCCTACTGCTGTTCCTCAGCCTGGCCTTGAGCTTTCCCGCCTCTGCGACTATCAGCGAGAGCCACGGCTACGCCCAGTTCGGGACACTCAAGTATCCTGCCAGCTTCAGTCATTTTGACTGGGTCAACCCCGATGCGCCCAAAGGCGGCACGTTGCGCATCATGGCGTCCGGCACTTTCGATACGCTCAACCCCTACACGTTCAAGGGCAGCAGCCCGATCTCGACCGCGCATTTCCTGCAGTACGGCGCCAATGAGCTGAACGAACCCTTGATGGTCGGCACTGGCGCTTACGACCCCTCGGGGGATGAGCCTGCCTCCAGCTATGGCCTGATCGCCAGAAGCGTCGAGTACAGCGAGGACCGCAGCTGGGTGGTGTTCAATCTGCGTCCGGAAGCGCGTTTTCACGATGGCAAGCCCATCACCGCCTACGACGTAGCCTTTTCCTATCGCCTGCTACGTAACGACGGTCATCCGCAGTACCGCACCAACCTGCAGGAAGTGAAACGCGTCGACATTCTGGGCCGGCACCGCATCCGCTTCGTCTTCAAGCGTGCCGGCAATCCGCTGCTGATCCTGCGCCTGAGTGAACTGCCGGTCCTGCCGCAGCACTATTGGAAAGATCGCGACTTCAAGAGCACCACCTTCGAGGCGCCGCTGGGCAGCGGTCCCTACCGCATCGTTCAGGTGGTACCTGGCCGGCGCCTGGTGTTCGAGCGGGTGAAGGACTGGTGGGGCAAGGATCTGCCGGTCAATCGCGGCAAATACAACTTCGACCGCGTCGAGGTGGAGTTCTACCGCGACAACCATGTCGCCTTCGAAGCCTTCAAGGCCGGCGAATTCGACTTCTACATCGAGAACCAGGCAAAGAACTGGAGCAACGGCTATCGCTTTCCGGCCGTGACCCGCGGCGATGTGATTCGCGCCGAGATACCGCACCAGATTCCGACCCAGACCCAGGCGCTGTTCATGAACACGCGCCGCGATCTGTTCAGCGACCGCCGGGTGCGTGAGGCGCTGGGGCTGATGTTCGATTTCGAGTGGACCAATCGCACGCTGTTCAACAACGCCTACGTGCGCGCCGCCAGCTACTACCCCAACAGCGAATTCTCGGCCACTGGCAAGCCCGAAGGCGCGGAGTGGCTGTTGCTCTCGCCGCATCGCGACAAGCTACCCGCACGCCTGCTCACCGAGCCACCGACACAACCGGTAACTGACGGTCGCGGCATCCCTCGGGAAACCTTGCGCCGCGCCCTCGGTCTATTGGCCGATGCCGGCTGGAAACCCTCCGGCCAGGAGCTGCGTAATGCTCGCGGTCAACGCCTCGAGTTCGAGATCATGCTGGTCAACCCCAGCCTCGAACGCATTCTCCAGCCCTATACTGCCAACCTCGCCAGTATCGGCATACGCGCCAACCTGCGCACTGTCGATCGCGCCCAGTACAAGCAGCGCCTTGACCAGTTCGACTACGACATGATCCTGCTGACCCTGCCGCAAACCCTCAGCCCGGGGCTGGAACAATCGCTGTACTTCCATTCCAGCCAGGTGAACATCAAGGGCGGCAAGAACTATGCAGGCGTCAACGATCCGGTGGTCGACGAGATGATCGACAAGCTGCTCTCGGCGCAGACTCGAGACGAACAGGTAGCCGCCACGCGGGCCCTGGACCGAGTCCTGCTCTGGCAGCACTACAGCATTCCCAACTGGTACATCAATTATCACCGCCTGGCGTACCGCAATCGGTTCGCCTTCGTCACCACGCCGCCCTACACACTGGGCCTGCGCACCTGGTGGCTGAAGCCCACGGAGAACACTCGATGA
- a CDS encoding extracellular solute-binding protein — translation MTHPLRSFLLHGSSLILLGLAGLAFAAPKHAVTLYDEPPKYPADFTHFEYTNPDAPKGGTFREAGFGGFDSLNPFISKGVAADEINLIYDTLAVQSMDEPFTAYGLVAEKIEKAPDNAWVRFLLRKEARFHDGTPITAEDVKFTFDTLMEKGAPMYRGYYADVEQVEVESPHSVRFVFKHAGNRELPLIVGQLPVLPKHWWAERDFAKSNLEVPLGSGPYKVGRVQAGRSIRYERVDDWWAKDLPVSRGFYNFDSIQIDYYRDNTVALEALKAGQFDYWLETSAKNWATAYNTPAVANGQLIKEEIQNRNPTGMQGFIFNTRRPQFQDRRVREALGLLYDFEWANKRLFNGAYSRTRSYFDNSELGSQGLPGEDELAILEPLRGKIPAEVFSEEFRVPVTDGSGIIREQQRRAYQLLQQAGWRIEGDRMLDANGQPVSFEFLLAQTEFERVLLPFKRNLADLGMDLVIRRVDVSQYVNRLRSRDFDMIVSGFGQSNSPGNEQREYWHSSSADNPGSRNFIGLKDPAIDQIVEGLINADSRQNLIAHTRALDRVLLWGYYVIPNWHIKTWRVAYWNRFEHPKVTPLYDIGLHTWWVRPDLEQPSEAPQPAAEQAEQ, via the coding sequence ATGACCCACCCGCTGCGCAGTTTCCTGCTTCACGGTAGCAGCCTCATTCTGCTCGGCCTGGCCGGCCTTGCCTTCGCCGCCCCCAAACACGCCGTCACCCTCTACGACGAGCCGCCCAAATACCCCGCCGACTTCACGCACTTCGAATACACCAATCCCGACGCGCCCAAGGGCGGCACCTTTCGCGAAGCGGGTTTCGGTGGCTTCGACAGCCTCAACCCCTTCATCAGCAAAGGCGTGGCCGCCGACGAGATCAACCTGATCTACGACACCCTTGCCGTGCAAAGCATGGACGAACCCTTCACCGCCTACGGATTGGTGGCGGAAAAGATCGAGAAGGCACCTGACAACGCCTGGGTGCGCTTTCTGCTGCGCAAGGAAGCGCGCTTCCACGACGGCACGCCGATCACCGCCGAGGACGTCAAGTTCACCTTCGATACGCTGATGGAAAAAGGCGCGCCGATGTACCGCGGCTACTACGCCGACGTCGAGCAGGTGGAAGTGGAATCGCCGCACAGCGTGCGCTTCGTGTTCAAGCACGCCGGCAACCGCGAGCTGCCGCTGATCGTCGGCCAGTTGCCGGTGCTACCCAAGCACTGGTGGGCCGAACGCGACTTTGCCAAGAGCAATCTCGAGGTACCGCTGGGCAGCGGCCCGTACAAGGTCGGCCGCGTCCAGGCCGGCCGCAGCATCCGCTACGAGCGTGTCGACGACTGGTGGGCCAAGGATCTGCCCGTGAGCCGCGGCTTCTACAACTTCGACAGCATCCAGATCGACTATTACCGCGACAACACCGTGGCCCTGGAGGCGCTGAAGGCCGGCCAGTTCGACTACTGGCTGGAAACCAGCGCGAAGAACTGGGCCACGGCCTACAACACCCCGGCGGTCGCCAACGGCCAGCTGATCAAGGAAGAAATCCAGAACCGCAATCCCACCGGCATGCAGGGTTTCATCTTCAACACCCGCCGTCCGCAGTTCCAGGATCGCCGCGTACGTGAGGCGCTGGGCCTGCTGTACGACTTCGAATGGGCCAACAAACGCCTGTTCAACGGCGCCTATTCCCGCACCCGCAGCTATTTCGACAATTCCGAACTGGGCTCGCAGGGGCTGCCCGGCGAAGACGAACTGGCGATTCTAGAACCGCTGCGCGGCAAGATTCCGGCCGAAGTGTTCAGCGAGGAATTCCGTGTACCGGTCACCGACGGCAGCGGCATCATTCGCGAGCAACAGCGCCGCGCCTACCAGTTGCTGCAGCAAGCCGGCTGGCGTATCGAAGGTGATCGCATGCTCGACGCCAATGGTCAGCCGGTCAGCTTCGAGTTCCTCCTCGCGCAAACCGAGTTCGAGCGCGTGCTGCTGCCATTCAAGCGCAACCTGGCCGATCTCGGCATGGATCTGGTGATTCGCCGCGTCGACGTTTCACAGTACGTCAACCGCCTGCGCTCACGTGACTTCGACATGATCGTCAGCGGCTTCGGCCAGTCCAACTCGCCGGGCAACGAGCAACGCGAATACTGGCACTCCTCCAGCGCCGACAATCCCGGTAGCCGCAACTTCATCGGCCTCAAGGACCCGGCCATCGACCAGATCGTCGAGGGATTGATCAACGCCGACTCCCGGCAGAATCTGATCGCCCACACCCGCGCCCTCGATCGCGTGCTGCTGTGGGGTTATTACGTGATCCCCAACTGGCACATCAAGACCTGGCGCGTCGCCTACTGGAACCGCTTCGAGCATCCGAAGGTGACGCCGCTCTACGACATCGGCCTGCACACCTGGTGGGTGCGCCCGGATCTGGAGCAGCCGAGCGAGGCCCCGCAGCCAGCCGCAGAACAGGCGGAGCAATAA
- a CDS encoding microcin C ABC transporter permease YejB, with amino-acid sequence MLAYIFRRLLLIIPTLFGILVINFIIIQAAPGGPVEQMIAKLEGFDAAAGGATGRIGGGGAEVSVAGSNYRGAQGLDPQLIAEIEKMYGFDKPAPERFWIMLKNYAQLDFGSSFFRDAQVIDLIIEKMPVSISLGLWSTLIMYLVSIPLGIAKATRHGSAFDVWTSSAIIVGYAIPAFLFAILLIVLFAGGSYWDWFPLRGLTSNNFEQLSLGGKILDYLWHLVLPVTALVIGNFATLTLLTKNSFLDEINKQYVVTARAKGLTNNRVLYGHVFRNAMLLIIAGFPAAFIGIFFTGSLLIEVIFSLDGLGLMSFEAAINRDYPVVFGTLFIFTLLGLIVKLIGDITYTLVDPRIDFESREG; translated from the coding sequence ATGCTGGCCTATATCTTTCGCCGTCTGCTGCTGATTATCCCGACCCTGTTCGGCATTCTGGTCATCAACTTCATCATCATCCAGGCCGCGCCCGGCGGCCCGGTCGAACAGATGATCGCCAAGCTGGAGGGTTTCGATGCGGCCGCTGGCGGCGCCACCGGACGCATCGGCGGAGGCGGCGCCGAAGTGTCGGTGGCCGGCTCCAACTATCGCGGCGCCCAGGGCCTCGATCCGCAGCTGATCGCCGAGATCGAAAAGATGTACGGCTTCGACAAGCCGGCGCCCGAGCGTTTCTGGATCATGCTGAAGAACTACGCCCAGCTGGATTTCGGCTCCAGCTTCTTCCGCGACGCCCAGGTCATCGACCTGATCATCGAGAAGATGCCGGTGTCGATCTCGCTCGGGCTATGGAGCACCCTGATCATGTATCTGGTCTCCATCCCACTGGGGATCGCCAAGGCCACCCGCCACGGCAGCGCCTTCGACGTCTGGACCAGTTCGGCGATCATCGTCGGGTACGCCATTCCGGCTTTCCTCTTTGCCATCCTGCTGATCGTGCTGTTTGCCGGCGGCAGCTACTGGGACTGGTTCCCGTTGCGCGGTCTGACCTCGAACAACTTCGAGCAACTGAGCCTCGGCGGCAAGATTCTCGACTACCTCTGGCACCTGGTGCTGCCGGTTACGGCGCTGGTCATCGGTAACTTCGCCACCCTGACCCTGCTGACCAAGAACAGCTTTCTCGACGAGATCAACAAACAGTACGTGGTGACCGCCCGCGCCAAGGGCCTGACCAACAATCGCGTGCTCTACGGCCACGTATTCCGCAACGCCATGCTGCTGATCATCGCCGGCTTCCCCGCCGCCTTCATCGGCATCTTCTTCACAGGCTCCCTGCTGATCGAGGTGATCTTCTCCCTCGACGGCCTGGGCCTGATGAGCTTCGAAGCGGCGATCAACCGCGACTATCCGGTGGTGTTCGGCACCCTGTTCATCTTCACCTTGCTGGGGCTGATCGTGAAACTGATCGGTGACATCACCTACACCCTGGTCGATCCGCGTATCGACTTCGAAAGCCGGGAGGGTTGA